One part of the Cottoperca gobio chromosome 14, fCotGob3.1, whole genome shotgun sequence genome encodes these proteins:
- the txndc15 gene encoding thioredoxin domain-containing protein 15, with product MTRILNKLHISYVLLFVLYHSDVLNLTSVTAQENDESLELVLPEDAVPDLENSPKFVESEDLDSLPKRQFKTAEIADALMGTETPIDPSDIESLFPKNVKDFQSGFFLPCDENSAQCGSPALAAKGASLEERSDESSQQITLDIVRADIAPTEEQNTTETAKTYKVNCDKRNITEMDNFTVQVLNASQDLMEFLNANSTECSVVLFFTSWCQFSAGLAPHFNALPRVFPSMHFLALDASQHSSLSTRFGTVAVPNILLFQGAKPMARFNHTDRTLETLTSFIANQTGFEVGSDKNVTDTDRVGPLPSVPVKSIDWLLVFSVLFITGFTTYAILRTDSIRWLIPGQEHEHQD from the exons AGAATGATGAGTCACTGGAGCTCGTACTGCCAGAGGATGCCGTGCCCGACTTGGAGAATAGCCCAAAGTTTGTGGAGTCAGAAGACCTGGACTCTCTGCCAAAGAGGCAGTTCAAGACAGCTGAGATCGCAGATGCTTTGATGGGAACCGAAACCCCCATCGATCCATCTGACATCGAGTCCCTATTCCCCAAAAATGTGAAAGACTTCCAGTCAGGCTTCTTCTTGCCTTGTGATGAAAACAGTGCCCAGTGTGGCTCACCTGCTCTGGCTGCTAAAGGAGCGTcactggaggagaggagcgacGAATCATCACAGCAG ATCACTCTTGACATAGTGCGTGCGGACATCGCGCCAACCGAAGAGCAGAACACCACAGAGACGGCCAAGACGTACAAGGTGAACTGTGATAAGAGGAACATCACAGAAATGGACAATTTCACGGTGCAGGTCCTCAACGCTTCACAG GACCTGATGGAGTTCCTGAATGCGAACAGCACAGAGTGCTCCGTGGTGCTGTTCTTCACCTCCTGGTGCCAGTTCTCAGCCGGCCTGGCTCCTCACTTCAACGCCCTGCCCCGAgtctttcccagcatgcacttcCTGGCACTGGATGCCTCGCAGCACAGCAG CCTCTCCACGAGGTTTGGGACCGTGGCAGTGCCCAACATCCTGCTGTTCCAGGGGGCCAAACCCATGGCTCGCTTCAACCACACAGACAGAACGCTGGAGACGCTCACCTCCTTCATCGCTAACCAGACGG GGTTCGAAGTCGGCTCAGACAAAAACGTGACGGATACAGACCGCGTCGGACCCCTGCCCAGCGTCCCGGTGAAGAGCATCGACTGGCTGCTGGTCTTCTCTGTACTCTTCATCACAGGCTTCACTACGTACGCCATCCTGCGGACAGACAGCATCCGCTGGCTCATACCGGGACAGGAGCACGAGCATCAGGACTGA